GGCCATGAGCAAAATCATTCATTTTTTGCACAAAAGTGATGTTGTCAAGATCTTGACTAAGAGCCGCCGCCGCATCGTTTGAAGAAGCTACCAGCATGAGACGAATCAGATCATCCACATCCCACCTTTCTCCGGCAATCAGGCCCTGATCGCCATCTTTTTTGAGGGACTCAGGCGTGATGGATATTTCTGAAGCCAAAGGACCGATGGATTTGATTTTTTCATTGGCGAGGTTGTGGGCAATAATAGCTGTGGCAATCTTGGTCAAGGAGGCTAAAGGCAAAATAGCGGATGAGTTTTTTTGATAGAGTACCTCTCCTGTCAATGCGTCAAAGGCATATACTGACTTAGCTTGAAGTGGACCAGAAATAAAGGGAGCGTCTTGGGGTGCATAGGCAGGCAAATGTTGGATAGCACTGACCAGCGTAGAAAACCGAATAATTAAAATAGCGGTCAGAACAACAAGGCTAATCAAAATAATCTTATTTTGGCGGGATGTAAATAACATTTTATTCAGTTGGGGTTGGCTGGCTAGCGGGATCTTCGGCAATCAAAGCCTGCTCTATTTCGGGTACGATGCTGCCATATTCGGGAAGATCCTCAATCCGCGAAACGCCAAGGTGAGTCAGTAGATCAAAAGTGGGCTTATACAAAAAGCTCCGCTGGTCGTCTGGGGATTGGATTTTTTCCACCAATCCACGAATCATGAGGTTGCGTAAAATAAAATTTGAGTTTACTCCACGAATATAATCAATTCCTCGGCGAGCAATCGGCCCCTTATAAAGGATGATCGAAAGTGTTTCTAGGCCCGCTTTGCCAAGATCGCGAGAAAGCTCTTCCTTGGTCAAAGCCTGGATCAAGGCACTGGCCTCTGGCTTGGTACCCAGCATCACTTCATCTTCTTTGTAAACAAGGGTTAGGCCGGTATTTTTGAGACGTTCCTCTAAATTTTTAAGACCATTTTCTAGATCGGTAATGGTACACCCTAAAATAGCCATCAGTTTTTTGCGGCTGACTGGTTCTCCTTTCCAAAATAGGATAGCTTCGATGGTCTGGTCTGTGGTCATATATTTTTTTATATTAGCATACTAATGATAGCGTGGTATTCCTAGGTCGTTGCTTTCCATTTCGATCTCGTCAAACATTTTTGACTGAGTGACGCTGATCAAGCCTTGCTTGACGAGCTCGAGCATAGCCAAAAAACTTACAATGACATTTACCTTTTCCTCCTTGCCGATCTTGGCAAAATCTCGGAAGCTCATTTTAAGGCTTGAGGTAATGCGTTTAGCTAGGTTATCCATCATTTCCTCAAGGGAAATAACTTTTTTCAGAACAGCCTTAGGAATTAATTCTTTTTTCGGTAGGCTTTGGAGTACATTTCTAATCGCAGTGAAAATATTTGAAATACCTGTAGCACCAGAGACTTCTTTTGAAGGCGAAAAAACTGACTCGACTGGCATACCCTTTCCAGGAAAAATCGGAGTGTTGCCAAAGCGCTCTCGAACATGTTTTGAGAGCGCTTTGATTTGTTGGTATTCGCGGAGGCGTTTTTCTAGGTCTTCTATACTCCCCTGCTCTTCTTCAGTCAGGCTGAGTGACGGCAAGAGTGAGCGTGATTTGATCAAAAGCAAGGTCGAGGCGACTACGATAAAGTTGGCTCTATCTGGGATAGAATAATGCTCAAGCGCGTTGACATGGGCAATATAATCATCAGTCACTTTTGACAAGGAAATATCATTGATAAAAAACTTGTGTTTTTCTACTAGGGAAAGCAGTAGGTCAAGAGGTCCTTCAAAGGTTTCAGTTTTTATTTGGAAAGTCACCGGTCTATTTTAGCAGATTTTTAGGAAATTTGTATGTCGACTTTTTCTATAGTAGGATTGGTTCAGACAATGAATTTATGGACAAAAAAATATACAAAATCGCTATTACGGGCGGCCCGTGTGGGGGTAAAAGCAAGGCCATGAGTTATCTCATGGAAAGACTG
This is a stretch of genomic DNA from Candidatus Paceibacterota bacterium. It encodes these proteins:
- a CDS encoding serine hydrolase — its product is MLFTSRQNKIILISLVVLTAILIIRFSTLVSAIQHLPAYAPQDAPFISGPLQAKSVYAFDALTGEVLYQKNSSAILPLASLTKIATAIIAHNLANEKIKSIGPLASEISITPESLKKDGDQGLIAGERWDVDDLIRLMLVASSNDAAAALSQDLDNITFVQKMNDFAHGLGLNSFLFKNETGLDNETETEAGDLGSAHDVAYLFRYFLSNFSYLLYPTR
- a CDS encoding SMC-Scp complex subunit ScpB — translated: MTTDQTIEAILFWKGEPVSRKKLMAILGCTITDLENGLKNLEERLKNTGLTLVYKEDEVMLGTKPEASALIQALTKEELSRDLGKAGLETLSIILYKGPIARRGIDYIRGVNSNFILRNLMIRGLVEKIQSPDDQRSFLYKPTFDLLTHLGVSRIEDLPEYGSIVPEIEQALIAEDPASQPTPTE
- a CDS encoding segregation/condensation protein A, with protein sequence MTFQIKTETFEGPLDLLLSLVEKHKFFINDISLSKVTDDYIAHVNALEHYSIPDRANFIVVASTLLLIKSRSLLPSLSLTEEEQGSIEDLEKRLREYQQIKALSKHVRERFGNTPIFPGKGMPVESVFSPSKEVSGATGISNIFTAIRNVLQSLPKKELIPKAVLKKVISLEEMMDNLAKRITSSLKMSFRDFAKIGKEEKVNVIVSFLAMLELVKQGLISVTQSKMFDEIEMESNDLGIPRYH